The stretch of DNA aataaagttagttcgttcgttcgttcgttcgttcgttcgttctctctctctctgcaaacCCGTTTTCTAAACGTTTTTACTCAAGACAAACATGAAAGCACATCtacaaaaaagttaaaaaacataCACTCACCAAAACTTGAACCGCAAAAACGTCGCTCACCGCGCGGGTGTTTGGGCTTTGCAGCTCAGTGTCTCGCTCAGCCAAAGAATCAATATCTTTCAACCAGACTGCTGTTTCTATATATAACTTCGCTTCAAACGCGTCTTCCTGGGAAAACACAGCCTTCTAGGAATCCCGTCCATTTTCAAATCCTCAACATTTCGAGAAAAGGAGAACACGTATCTATTTGTATAGCTGTAGGATATCAACATTCTAAGGTTACATCCGAAACAGAACACTGACGACTATACTTCGTACGTTGCAGGCTGCTCGCATAGTCGTGTGTGTGACCGGAGCTGTGCGCTGCAAAACTGTCAAATCATAGCCTTTCTAGCTTAAAATAGGTTGTTTCAAGTACACGTACATACCTGCATCAAGATCAGGATCGGTACATTGCAGGAACCTATCGTCGCACgtctctgcatgtgtgtgtgtgtgtgtgtgtgtgtatgcgtgtaaaATAACGCTGACTGAACCATTCATAGAAATCTAGTCATCATTGTGTGTAGCCTGATATTAAAACGAAACCCGATACCAGGAAGTCGGTTTTCCCCAAACCAACACAAGTAAGACTAAGAAACATATTGTTGGGATCCCACATAGTATACCGCTCCGCAGTTTTTTCAGCGGGCACTTCACTACGTCTTGTGGCCTTTTTCCACCAAGAATCGTTCGTTCTTCTGATTTCTTCACGCTGACAATATGGGTGGATCTTTCTCACAAACCGACGGGtgagtttctttgtttttaatgtcGAATAGAGCTAATCGTATTCTTGTTCATGAAATAGAAAGGAAAAAATTAACACTGGGTAAAAAAGGGCTTATCATGATACTTTGAAGTATAATTATAATATATTATTGCCTAGCAACATTTGAAAAAAGTAAAGTTGACCGCCAATTATTAACTCGGATTAACATACAGTATTCATTTGGAGTGTCGTTGAATGGCCTGATATTACTGGTGGCGGTCAAGTAATAgaagtagtacatgtagtagaagtagtaatcatagtagtagaagtagtagtagaagtagaagtagtagtCATAGTAGTACTGAGTCTTCGTAGTAGTACGGTAGTAgaagtagtacatgtagtagtagtagaagtagtagtcagagtagtagtagtagaagtagtagtcaTAGTAGTAGTCATAGAAATAGTAGAAGCAATGTTAGCAGTCGTTACTTTCATCAAGGCGTTAATATGGTCAGAGTCCACTTGTGGTGTTGGTGGCGTCGTGAAATATGTGTATTCCTTATTTCATAGATAAATAATCTAATTCTctgtttaatttttaattttttaaagaaatgaacaatagaaaaagaaaaacaaggcaCACGTTAAACATAGGTAATAACGAAAAAATAAGCAAAAGCTAAAAAATGTTATAaacaaaacgagagagagagacagagacagagacagacagacagacagacagacagacagacagacagacagacagagaaagaaagagagagagagaaagaaagagagagagagagagaaagagagagagagagagagagagagagaaagagagagaaagagagagagagagagagaaagagagagagagagagagaaagaaagaaagaaagaaagaaagaaagagagagaaagaaagagagagagagaaagaaagaaagaaagagagagagagaaagaaagaaagaaagaaagagagagagaaagaaagaaagagagagagagaaagaaagagagagagagagagagaaagaaagagagagagagagagagagagagaaagagagagagagagaaagagagagagagagagagagaaccggCAAGCAAACAAATCACTCTTTATTTCTCTTCGTCTCACGTTTCATCATCCATATTATTATCTCCAGGGCGGCACTATACACTGTTACCGACACTAAACACAACACCAGAGCCAGGACCAATCCGATCTACACTGGCTGCAAAAAACCACAGCAGAACGGAAGAATACTTCAGTCAGAAGGCAGCTCTTCAAAACCTTCGCCAACGAAAGCAAAATCCAACTCGGCGTCTAACCGTGGGCGTTTCTGGCAGGCCGTGTTCATCACCTTCGCTATCCTGGACGTTCTCCTCCTCTGCCTCTTGGTCAAAGTCAGCGTGGATCTGTTCCGCAGCAGAGAAACGAGCAGCCAGCCCCATCAGTTGTTGGAGGATGCACCGTTCTGCTTACCTTGCAGTGAGGTGTACATGACGGAGCTGGAGGTCCTCCAGAACCGCTCCCAGCTTGACCAACGGAGCGACAAGAAGAACCGGACCTTGCTCTGCTGTGCTGAGAGCCACGATGACCTGAGCACCCTCGTTGGAAACATGGTAGGTATTTGTGTGTTGTGGTCTGTAGTGTGACGGCTTTTCTGTGTTGAAAGCCAGGCACTCTGATTGTTAACATGGTAGGTATTTGTGTGTTGTGGTCAAGGGTGAAGGTGTTGAAAGCCATACTGTTCTTAGCACCCTCGTTGGAAATATGGTTGGTATTAAAGTGGTGTGGTCTCGGGGGAAAGCGTTTCTGTGCTGAAAGCTATGATGatcagggctgaggtgcacgaggaAGTTGCCACCCAAATGGGAGCCACCTGCACTGTTGGATTGGTTGTAAATGAGAtatgttgtgatttcaaccaatcagaccctgcggtttgttctctcccgtttgggtggcacccactttcgcttcgtgcatctCATCCCCGGACACCCTCTTTGGAAACATGGTAGGTATTTATGTGTTGTGGTCTATAGGGTGAAGGCTTTACTGTGCTGAAAGCCATGGTGATCTTAGCACCCTCATTGGAAATATGGCAGGTATCTGTGTATTGTGGTCTCGGGTGAAGACTTTGCGGTGCTGAGAGCCATGATGATCTTAGCAACCTCATTTTGCCTACATGGGTAGGGATGTAAGTGTTGTGGTTGCGAGTGAAGGTTTTTTATTTACCTGAAAGACAAGCACCCTCATTTTTAACATGGTAAGTATTCGTGTGTTGTGATCTCTGGTGAACGCTTTGCACACTCATTAGAAACATAGAGTGTATTTTAGTGTTGTGGTTGTGAGTGAAGGCTTTACTTGTGCTGAAAGCCATGCACCCTCAATTCTAACATGGTAGGTATTAATGTGTTGTGGTCCATAGGATGAAGGCTTTGCTGTGCTGAAAGCCGTGGTGATCTTAGCGCCTTCATTGAAAACATGGTAGGTATTAATGTGTTGTGGTCCATAGGGTGAAGGCTTTACTGTGCTGAAAGCCATGTTGATTTTAGCACCCTCTTTGAAAACATGGTAGGTATTTATGTGTTGTGGTCCATAGGGTGAAGGCTTTACTGTGCTGAAAGCCATGGTGATTTTAGCAACCTCATTTTGCCTACATGGGTAGGGATGTAAGTGTTGTGGTTGCGAGTGAAGGTTTTTCATTTACCTGAAAGACAAGCACCCTCATTTTTAACATGGTAAGTATTCGCGTGTTGTGATCTCTGGTGAACGCTTTGCACACTCATTGGAAACATAGAGTGTATTTTAGTGTTGTGGTTGTGAGGGAAGGCTTTACTTGTGCTGAACGCCATGCACCCTCAATTCTAACATGGTAGGTATTAATGTGTTGTGGTCCATAGGATGAAGGCTTTGCTGTGCTGAAAGCCGTGGTGATCTTAGCGCCTTCATTGAAAACATGGTAGGTATTAATGTGTTGTGGTCCATAGGGTGAAGGTTTTACTGTGCTGAAAACCGTGGTGATCTTAGCGCCTTCATTGAAAACATGGTAGGTATTAATGTGTTGTGGTCCATAGGATGAAGGCTTTGCTGTGCTTAAAGCCGTGGTGATCTTAGCGCCTTCATTGAAAACATGGTAGGTATTAATGTGTTGTGGTCCATAGGGTGAAGGCTTTACTGTGCTGAAAACCGTGGTGATCTTAGCGCCTTCATTGAAAACATGGTAGGTATTAATGTGTTGTGGTCCATAGGATGAAGGCTTTGCTGTGCTGAAAACCGTGGTGATCTTAGCGCCTTCATTGAAAACATGGTAGGTATTAATGTGTTGTGGTATTAATGTGTTGTGGTCCATAGTATGAAGGCTTTGCTGTGCTGAAAGCCGTGGTGATCTTAGCGCCTTCATTGGAAACATGGTAGAATGTGTTGGATACACTACAGTAAGATATAGAGATAATGTTGGTTGTGATGTTGAGTAGTACTGATGAGGTAAGGTTGGATAACATGGTTTGAAGCGTGGAATTACTATTCGCATACATGGTTTTGTGGTTGGATGGTTTCTTTTAGTCAAGACTATTGTCGAAACATTACATGGATGTGTGATTGGATAGAGATAAAACCACTAAGTTACAGAAACATCAAAACCTGTTGGTAATTAAATTACTGCGAGAACCTGACGAAATGCATGCTCTATCAATCAATGCATTCTACGTCATTCAGAGTGACTAGACTTCTGGGGGCCTGGACATTTTTATCGATCCATGTCAGCAGCTGCAGCCTGTTTcccgtaaacacacacacacacacacatacacacgcacgcacgcacgcacggacggacgcacacatacacacaaacacacacacacacacacacacacacacacacactgacacacacacagattagaTTACAAAACATGATTAGAACGGCTAATTTTAGTACTGTGATATTTTTGTTGATTGTCGTAGTGGTCATAGCGGTTTCCCTGTTAATATGAAAAATGTAGATATATTATAATATTCTATTTACATATCATCGAGAGATTATTTCGTGTTGTTCAACATTTCTACtggtttgtttttctgcaaccACGGAACGCATGGAAGTGAATGTGCAAGGCGATCGAGTCTTTTTCCTGAATACAAACTATTCTAGGCTATGGTAGGAACGTGTTCCGACTAAAAGGGGCAATTGCAAATCTTCCATTAACAGTGAAGAAAACTGTCGAACAATCTTCTGTGCGGACCCGAGATTCCCGTAACATAAAAGATCGCTGGAAAGAGCGAAAGCGGCGCggagaagggggtggggtggggggggggttggtggtaGAGCAGAAGCGATCATGAGAAAAGGTGGATAATTTCTTGGAAAGGTATTTCAAAAACACGTCAGACACAGTATGCGAATGACGTGTCCTTTTACCGCCGACGTTTCCTtgttcctctgtgtgtgtgtgtgactacgaGTTTCCCAAACTAACTTACATTCGCAGGAAAACACACCACGCAATATGTTTTTGTTGCACATTCTAACCAAGCACTTCACTTTGCTATTTACATAAAGATGCTCATTTTCCAAAACGACACAGAAATAAACTTGCAAAATATTGTGGCAcgtaattaaaaacaaatatttaacACATTATTATCCTATCTTCTGTCCACCAGTACCTCCGAGTTCACTACAGCAGCGACAGAGCAAGAGGTAAGActgatctttttacatttagtcaagttttgactaaatgttttaacatagaggggggaatcgagacgagggacgtggtgtatgtgtgtgtgtgtgtgtgtgtgtgtgtgtgtgcgtatgtgtgtgtgtgcgtatgtgtgtgtgtgtgtgtgtgtgtgtgtgtagagcgattcagagtaaactactagaccgatctgtatgaaatttttcatgagagttcctgggtatgatatccccagaatgtttttattttttcgataaattaaatgtctgaaaattaaaattataaaaattatgattaaaattaaatttccgaaatcgatttaaaaacaatttcatcttattccttgtccgttcctgattctaaaaacatataaatatgatatgtttggattaaaaacacgttcagagagttaaaaagaatacagatatagaaaagcgtgctatcctcctcagcgcaaccgctaccgcgctttcctggattgttaatttcactgcctttgccacgagcggtcgacagacgatgctacgagtgtacggtcttgcggaaaaaatgcaatgcgttcagtttcattctgtgagtttgactgagcttgactaaatgttgtattttcgccttacgcgacttgtttcaaactttcaaaatttGCAAGATGATTCGTGCTGTAATACGTTTCCGCATACATTCCCCTTTTAACTGAACGCAGTTAAATTAAGCGTTGAAAATTCAGGAAGTATATTTATATACCTTGGTGAAGTGttttcgtttttatttttttaattaacaaCTGTCATCTACTGGGAATATGTTCTTGGAATCGTTGAACCGTGGGATTGTTTATAAatactattttgtgtgtgtgtgtttgtttgttaaattatttcgtctttctgtctgtctgactgtctgtgtataattgaatgtctttttttaacacaaagttattgattgattgattaattgattgtttgattcattcattgattcattcattgattgattgacgtatttatttatttgtatacTTTGTTTTGTCCTCAACTCAACTTTCCAATGGTTTAACTTTCttggtttttatttatttatttatttatgtgtttatttatctatttatttttttttatttttttttattttttattttttatttgtttatttgtttatttgtttgtttatctattTCCTTTTCAGATTTGGCGACAAAGATCTGCAATGAAAACATGTTGTATTTAAAGGGAATTATTTTACGCAGTGACCCCATTTCTGTGTCTACTTATGTTGGTTTGAttcttgtcttgttttttggtttttttttctttttttgttcgaaCCTGTATTCTAATGCCATTTTGTGCAGGCCTAGTGAAATGGAGCAATGATACGACGAACGGAACGGACCAGTCCTCCCGAGTCAATGCCCACCTGCTGCTGTCACTTGACCACAACAAAGAACTCACAGGTAGATACATGGAAATTGTGTTGACGGACATATTATTTTATCATTAATGACGGggcggttttttttctttgtgagtGTAAATGCACTGATGTCAGAGGCTAGGTAATGACGAAGCAAAACTACGAAAGTAGAGCACATAGAAAAGGTAGAGTCTGCAAAgattaggcacacaaaaaaaaaataggtctgtttacggtaacccgaccgaccctattttttttcgcgcgaccctagaattttttttggcatttggggaaaaaaaaaaaaaaaaaaaatcttttgggtttttttgcaaaaataacgtaaaaatatggttttttggaaaaaaaaaagaaaaaaaaattccgacctaccgaccctatttttttggcctatgttaccgtaaacagacctttttttttttggccttaacaaaATATAGAGTTTTAACTGTGAATAATGCAACAGAACGTTCAAACGCTGATTTCACGGTATTCCCTGTTTGTAGTGACTCCATTCGAAACCTCAGACTGAAATAAAGAGCTGTTATTTTTGGTGGCGATTTGAAACTCTAattgtgtgggggggtggggtggggtgggggtggtgggtagtatccctttaaacgttgaacatagaaccatttttgtCTTGATCTTGAAACATCTGAAGTCTAGTCTTTGTGtttcgattttttttatttttttatctgtcttttttttttcctgtcttttttttgtgttgtttttttacgggttgggggggggggtggtggtggatggGATTTTTGGTCTTGAAACATCTGAATTAAGTCTTTTGAGTTTcgaagttttctttttttctgtcttttgttgtgTTTATTTCCTTTTTGTTTGGAGGGGGGAGGGCTGGATGGCGATTTTGGTCTTGAATCATCTGAAGTCTTTGTGTATCGaatttttcgtttttttctgtcttttttctgtttgttttcttcttttcttttcttttttccttttttttttgggggggggggggtctttaccATGTCTTCGTTTTGATCATTTTGATAGTCAATGGTGAATTCTCAAAATATATTCTTGTTTCTTATTTCCAGAGGTGAAGGGAACCCACGCCGTACCTCTGGTGTCTAACCTGACGGCAGAAGCCAAGGAATACGACAGTCACTCCGTCGTGTTTCACAACGGTTCCATCAGAATCATCCACACTGGACACTACTACATCTACTCTCAGATCCCTTTTAAGTTCAagtcttcttcctcttccgagAGTCTCACTCAGTTCGTGTTCCGAAGCCGAAACGGAGGCGAACTGCTCTTGCTGGAGAACTCAGTCTACCCTTGTGTCGTCGGCACGGAAAGCTGCGAGTTTAGTTTCGTAGGAGGAATGTTTTTGTTGGAAGAAAGGGATGAGATTTCTTTGAGGGTGTCGATGCTCACGTGCATTGAGAGGGAAAAGGAAATGAAGTTTGGCATACAAAGGGTCTAGGTCGATGTGTTGTGGAATTCATTTGATGCCCCAATTAAGAGGGGTCTATGATGTTAAGTGTTagtgagaaacagagagagagagagagagagagagagagagagagagagagagagagagagagagagagagagagagagagagagagagagagagagagagagagacggggaaagATGGATGGACAACCGTTGCCCTTTTTGTCACTATCCCTCGGGTTGAGTTTTAAATGTAGGTATTAGtaacagatttgtttttaaatggaaaaagaaacaagtcgcgtaaggcgaaattactacatttagtcaagctgtggaactcacagaatgaaactgaacgcactgcattttttttttcaatgacagtagtccgccgcttgtgcaaaacggagtgaaactgacgagcctgtttagcgcggtagtggtttcgctgtgctgcatagcacgcttttctgtgcctctcttcgttttaagtttctgagcgtgtttttaatccaaacatatgtttttggaatcaggaaccgacaaggaataaaatgaaattgtttttaaatcgatttcggaaatttaattttgatcataatttgtatatttttaattttcagagcttgtttttaatccaaatataacatatttatatgttttttgaatcaaaaaatgatgaagaataagatgaacgtaaatttggatcgttttataaaaaacaaatgtaattacaattttcagatttttaatgactaaagtcattaaaaaaatttaagccaccaagctgaaatgcaataccgaagtccggccttcgtcgaagattgctttacacaaatttcaatcaatttgattgaaaaatgagggtgtgacagtgccgcctcaacttttacaaaaagccggatatgacatcatcaaaagtatttatcgaaaaaatgaaaaaactgttcgggtatatcattcccaggaactctcatgtcaaatttcataaagatcggtccagtaatttGGTCTGAATCGCGATGATTTctatatcgtgtgtgtgtgtgtgtgtgtgtgtgtgtgtgtgtgtgtgtgtgtgtgtgtgtgtgtgtgtgtgtgtgtgtgtgtgcattctgcTTTCCACACGATTGGCGACCTAAGGCCTATTTAGGTGGCCATCCACATGTGGATGGCAACTTAACTGGTGGATTGTGTCCTATCACAGTGGATGGTTCCTTCACTCCAGATCTGGATTGCTACCTTATTTGTGGATTGTTACCCACAATGGAATGTAACCTAAAGAATATTGTGGATTGTTACTCGCATTTGTGGAAATGTTACTTGCACTTGTGGAAATGTTACTAATGTtttagtggggtttttttctatTGAGAACAGAAAGTGTAAAGTAAAAGCTCCTGCTGaatttattttcaaaactttACCAGAAATTGAGTAGACCTATCAAGCCCCCAAACCAAACGTTCGATGTAAGGACCAATGACACTGACAGATCCtctatttttttatattttttataaagacaagggactgggtggccgagtggtaacgcacttgcgcggaagcgagaggttgcgagttcgactctgggtcagggcgttagcaattttctcctgtTCAAGtgttagtctttcggatgagacgaaaaaccgaggtcccttcgtgtacactacattggggtgtgcacgttaaagatcccacgattgacaaaagggtctttcctggcaaaattgtacaggcatagataaaaatgtccaccaaaatacccgtgtgacttggaataataggccgtgaaaagtaggatatgcgccgaaatggctgcgatctgctggccgatgtgaatgcgtgatgtattgtgtaaaaaaattccatctcacacggcataaataaatccatgcgccttgaatatttacgcgatataaattgcataaaacaaaataaaaaataaaaaaataaatccctgggcttagaactgtacccacggaatacgcgcgatataagcctcatattgattgattgattgattgaaaaatgaacaaaataaataCGGAAACACCCCACAAGACTAAACTACAGAAACTCATAAGTAAAAATGCTTTTGATCGTCAAACAGCGTGCTATGAcatgtgtttaaaaaaataagtttCGTCTAGAGCTCGTACTGAGTCTTACTGTGGTATGGCACTCAGTGTCAGTGCCAGTAGGTGTGTGTCAGTGGCATTagtcactgtttgtgtgtgtgtgcttcgtttgtttgtttgtttgtttgtttttaatggttgttattgtggtgtttttcgtttttgttgtcAAAATTAATCAGTTAATTTCAAtgtcatatgatatgttttgtaAACTGACAATGAACCGCTAAATATCAAAGCATCAAAttcattatttaaaaaaaaaagtttaaatatTTACCAATAAATTTGTTCAAGTGAAGAGTTCAAAGGTGCCTGCTGCCAAATTGTTCGCACAATTGCAGATTAACTGGAAATTATACGAAATATTTTCCAACATGATACCGGGCAGAACTGAAACCGTCACAGTCATCATTTTGCA from Littorina saxatilis isolate snail1 linkage group LG13, US_GU_Lsax_2.0, whole genome shotgun sequence encodes:
- the LOC138945520 gene encoding uncharacterized protein yields the protein MGGSFSQTDGAALYTVTDTKHNTRARTNPIYTGCKKPQQNGRILQSEGSSSKPSPTKAKSNSASNRGRFWQAVFITFAILDVLLLCLLVKVSVDLFRSRETSSQPHQLLEDAPFCLPCSEVYMTELEVLQNRSQLDQRSDKKNRTLLCCAESHDDLSTLVGNMYLRVHYSSDRARGLVKWSNDTTNGTDQSSRVNAHLLLSLDHNKELTEVKGTHAVPLVSNLTAEAKEYDSHSVVFHNGSIRIIHTGHYYIYSQIPFKFKSSSSSESLTQFVFRSRNGGELLLLENSVYPCVVGTESCEFSFVGGMFLLEERDEISLRVSMLTCIEREKEMKFGIQRV